In Colias croceus chromosome 8, ilColCroc2.1, the genomic window TTGGGAAACAGTATGCCAGCAGTATAATACTGTTGCTGTGAGCGGCTCCAGAACCTGGCAACAGCTACGTCACCTCTATGAGAACCTCAAACAGAGGTCTAAAAAGAACATAGCTAAGGCAAATGTAGGCTTGATTTTATAAGGTATCTATTTTATCATATAACAtacctaaatattaatttatttttattatattttttaagcgGCTTCAGTACTATGAGACCACTGACAGCATGAGAGATGTGAAAACAAAGGCATCATTAGATAAggtttgtttaaattaaatatttgtaaagaaGTAGGACCTTACTGAATATTTcctcataatattttctttatttttatagaaagaaATTAATCGTACTGGTGGTGGAGCATACAAAAGTGTATTGACAGAACAAGATGCACAAATTCTAGCCATGGTTGCTCCTCAAATTCAACCATTACCTAATCCCTATGATGATGCTGCAGCATATTTTGGTTTGTGTAATATATGCTTTAAAATCAAAGGAATTggcattattgaaataaattttgtttatgcaaaattataattatgttcctttttaatttataggaGATACAGAACCAGAAGTAACAATAGACAGTTATACGAAAAAAACTGATAGCGGAATTAAATCCTCTTCTGAAGTAGAAATAATCCAAATCTTGGGTAAATGTAGTTTCTATTAATGTGGGtccaaatatatattttttcattttcattaaatttttaattcttttttatgaaTTGTATAAGTactataagtaaatattactttattttagatGACCAATACATAGCCATGGCAAACAAGAATACAGCAGAAAATAACAAACCTTGTACAGTTACATCAATAAATACAGctggtaatattatttttttttgttattgtataagttaaatgttaaatttgatGTAATATTGAAACTAAGTATAATTTTAGCTATGTGAAGGCAGTTCATTAActtgtaattattttgatagatGACCAACAAGCTGCAACAATCATCATACCCCAAGAAAAAAGCATGCATCCAACATCATCCTCAGCTGGTAATTAtctaattatttgttctttgctattattataagattttcaataattttgcactaattacatttttcagGACAATTGAAGACATTGAAACCTACACATACTACAGTGAAACAGCAATATTTTCGGACAAAACTTAGAAATGCCAAATTAGAAACCAAACACCTCATGAACAAGagcaaaatgaaaatgaatctgtacaaaataaaaatgcagtTTTGGAAATTGAGACTACAGAAACTAAAATCTAAATCTTAATAAACCTATATTTAAGTGgaaaaatgtgtatttattaaattggtCCTTACTATGAAGTTTTGATTGGTTTCAAGCCCTATAGGTTGTTGTACCATAAATTCCTCCTCAACATAGGGTAAGGAAATATCCTCGTCC contains:
- the LOC123693929 gene encoding myb/SANT-like DNA-binding domain-containing protein 3, coding for MEDKKKRGSNYTPAEKDMLLEVIKKYQNIIENKETNAHMILKKREAWETVCQQYNTVAVSGSRTWQQLRHLYENLKQRSKKNIAKANRLQYYETTDSMRDVKTKASLDKKEINRTGGGAYKSVLTEQDAQILAMVAPQIQPLPNPYDDAAAYFGDTEPEVTIDSYTKKTDSGIKSSSEVEIIQILDDQYIAMANKNTAENNKPCTVTSINTADDQQAATIIIPQEKSMHPTSSSAGQLKTLKPTHTTVKQQYFRTKLRNAKLETKHLMNKSKMKMNLYKIKMQFWKLRLQKLKSKS